The DNA sequence GAAGACGAAGCGAATAGGTTCGCCGAATGCCAATGGGATTGGGTTCGGCACGTCGACGATAACCGCTTCCCGCGGGTCTTCGAAAGAGCCGTCTGCAAAGACAACGAACGCTGCAAACCTGTATTCAAGGAGATCGTCATGTTTGTTAAACGCCCTGAACATGGTTGTATTGGAGAATATTGCAATTACGAACCACATATCTACAATGAACCGGTGGCTTNNNNNNNNNNNNNNNNNNNNNNNNNNNNNNNNNNNNNNNNNNNNNNNNNNNNNNNNNNNNNNNNNNNNNNNNNNNNNNNNNNNNNNNNNNNNNNNNNNNNNNNNNNNNNNNNNNNNNNNNNNNNNNNNNNNNNNNNNNNNNNNNNNNNNNNNNNNNNNNNNNNNNNNNNNNNNNNNNNNNNNNNNNNNNNNNNNNNNNNNNNNNNNNNNNNNNNNNNNNNNNNNNNNNNNNNNNNNNNNNNNNNNNNNNNNNNNNNNNNNNNNNNNNNNNNNNNNNNNNNNNNNNNNNNNNNNNNNNNNNNNNNNNNNNNNNNNNNNNNNNNNNNNNNNNNNNNNNNNNNNNNNNNNNNNNNNNNNNNNNNNNNNNNNNNNNNNNNNNNNNNNNNNNNNNNNNNNNNNNNNNNNNNNNNNNNNNNNNNNNNNNNNNNNNNNNNNNNNNNNNNNNNNNNNNNNNNNNNNNNNNNNNNNNNNNNNNNNNNNNNNNNNNNNNNNNNNNNNNNNNNNNNNNNNNNNNNNNNNNNNNNNNNNNNNNNNNNNNNNNNNNNNNNNNNNNNNNNNNNNNNNNNNNNNNNNNNNNNNNNNNNNNNNNNNNNNNNNNNNNNNNNNNNNNNNNNNNNNNNNNNNNNNNNNNNNNNNNNNNNNNNNNNNNNNNNNNNNNNNNNNNNNNNNNNNNNNNNNNNNNNNNNNNNNNNNNNNNNNNNNNNNNNNNNNNNNNNNNNNNNNNNNNNNNNNNNNNNNNNNNNNNNNNNNNNNNNNNNNNNNNNNNNNNNNNNNNNNNNNNNNNNNNNNNNNNNNNNNNNNNNNNNNNNNNNNNNNNNNNNNNNNNNNNNNNNNNNNNNNNNNNNNtatatatgtatgtatgtatgtatatatgtatatatatatatgtatatttatgtatatatgtatgtatatacctatatct is a window from the Octopus bimaculoides isolate UCB-OBI-ISO-001 unplaced genomic scaffold, ASM119413v2 Scaffold_197842, whole genome shotgun sequence genome containing:
- the LOC106882237 gene encoding uncharacterized protein LOC106882237, which translates into the protein MLFKKNCEKNICSYDVEVNPIQTACVKKRSADERQKEGKIVKFSRDVLLFFNKKAKDDGLEPTGEDEANRFAECQWDWVRHVDDNRFPRVFERAVCKDNERCKPVFKEIVMFVKRPEHGCIGEYCNYEPHIYNEPV